The proteins below are encoded in one region of Peptoniphilus sp. GNH:
- the tuf gene encoding elongation factor Tu encodes MAKGKFERTKPHVNIGTIGHVDHGKTTLTAAITLVMNKRYGSGEFVDYAHIDKAPEERERGITISTSHVEYETPNRHYAHVDCPGHADYVKNMITGAAQMDGAILVVSAADGPMPQTREHILLARQVGVPKIVVFLNKQDQVDDPELIELVEMEVRDLLSEYDFDGENTPIVVGSALKALDDPEGEWGDKIVKLMEEVDSYIDEPVRDIDHPFLMPVEDIFSITGRGTVATGRVERGTVKVGDTVEIVGLTEEKRNVVVTGVEMFKKMLDQAQAGDNIGALLRGVQRNEIERGQVLAKPGTIHPHHKFQAEVYVLTKEEGGRHTPFFNGYRPQFYFRTTDVTGDIQLAEGTEMVMPGDNATFTVTLITPIAMDEGLRFAIREGGRTVASGVVTKLLD; translated from the coding sequence ATGGCAAAAGGAAAATTTGAAAGAACAAAACCCCACGTAAATATAGGCACAATAGGCCACGTAGACCACGGTAAAACAACCCTAACAGCAGCCATAACCCTAGTAATGAACAAGAGATACGGCAGCGGAGAATTCGTAGACTACGCCCACATAGACAAGGCACCAGAAGAAAGAGAAAGAGGAATCACAATCTCAACATCACACGTAGAATACGAAACACCAAACAGACACTACGCTCACGTAGACTGCCCAGGCCACGCCGACTATGTAAAGAACATGATCACAGGAGCAGCCCAAATGGACGGAGCCATCCTAGTAGTATCAGCAGCAGACGGCCCAATGCCACAAACAAGAGAACACATCCTACTAGCAAGACAAGTAGGCGTACCAAAAATAGTAGTATTCCTAAACAAACAAGACCAAGTAGACGACCCAGAACTAATCGAACTAGTAGAAATGGAAGTAAGAGACCTACTATCAGAATACGACTTCGACGGAGAAAACACTCCAATAGTAGTAGGCTCAGCCCTAAAAGCCCTAGACGATCCAGAAGGAGAATGGGGAGACAAAATAGTAAAACTAATGGAAGAAGTAGACTCCTACATTGATGAACCAGTAAGAGACATCGACCACCCATTCCTAATGCCAGTAGAAGACATCTTCTCAATCACAGGAAGAGGAACAGTAGCAACAGGAAGAGTAGAAAGAGGAACAGTAAAAGTCGGCGACACAGTAGAAATCGTAGGCCTAACAGAAGAAAAGAGAAACGTAGTAGTAACAGGCGTAGAAATGTTCAAGAAAATGCTAGACCAAGCTCAAGCAGGAGACAACATAGGAGCCCTACTAAGAGGCGTACAAAGAAACGAAATCGAAAGAGGACAAGTACTAGCAAAACCAGGAACAATCCACCCACACCACAAATTCCAAGCAGAAGTATACGTACTAACCAAAGAAGAAGGCGGAAGACACACACCATTCTTCAACGGATATAGACCACAATTCTACTTCAGAACAACAGACGTAACAGGCGATATCCAACTAGCAGAAGGCACAGAAATGGTAATGCCAGGAGACAACGCAACCTTCACAGTAACCCTAATCACACCAATAGCAATGGACGAAGGATTGAGATTCGCCATAAGAGAAGGTGGAAGGACAGTAGCATCAGGCGTAGTAACAAAGCTACTAGACTAA
- a CDS encoding DUF1538 domain-containing protein — protein MLKEKLKESLMTVVPIVIIVLFLFFTLLDIDISLLYRFLIGSVLVVVGIAIFLWGAELGIEEIGKLMGKIVARCKTHLGIFIFGSFLGFLITVAEPDLMILAKQIEGATGGLLNSNLTVISVAVGVGVMVGFGFVRILKDIGIHKFFSFFYALAFILFFFTKEEFHWNRIRLGRSSIGAYDGNLSIGTKSGRRIPNPDGRFVDRWIWSHCHGCHDASSFHINFRLNL, from the coding sequence ATGCTTAAAGAAAAACTAAAAGAATCTTTAATGACAGTTGTGCCAATAGTAATAATAGTTCTTTTTCTATTTTTTACTCTACTAGATATAGATATAAGTCTGCTTTATAGATTTTTGATAGGATCAGTCCTAGTTGTGGTGGGTATAGCCATATTTTTGTGGGGAGCGGAGCTTGGCATTGAAGAAATAGGAAAGCTCATGGGCAAGATAGTGGCTAGATGCAAGACTCACCTTGGCATATTCATCTTCGGAAGCTTTTTGGGCTTTTTAATAACGGTTGCAGAGCCGGATCTCATGATACTTGCAAAGCAGATAGAAGGCGCAACTGGTGGACTATTAAATTCTAATTTGACGGTCATTTCAGTAGCAGTCGGTGTTGGAGTAATGGTAGGCTTTGGGTTTGTAAGAATTTTAAAAGATATAGGTATTCATAAATTTTTTAGTTTCTTTTATGCTCTGGCATTTATACTATTTTTCTTTACAAAAGAGGAGTTTCATTGGAATCGCATTCGACTCGGGAGGAGTAGCATCGGGGCCTATGACGGCAACCTTTCTATTGGCACTAAATCAGGGCGCCGCATCCCAAATCCAGACGGCAGATTTGTTGATAGATGGATTTGGAGTCATTGCCATGGTTGCCATGATGCCAGTTCTTTCCATATCAATTTTAGGCTTAATCTTTAA
- a CDS encoding thiamine-binding protein: MLNCSIALQILPLGKECRIEVIDKVISYLASRHKDMVVTPFETVIEGEYDYLMESLKNAIVLAGSEHDNIFANVKINYGKILSIDEKIKKFN; this comes from the coding sequence TTGTTAAATTGTAGTATAGCCCTGCAAATTTTGCCGCTCGGTAAAGAATGTAGAATAGAAGTTATTGACAAAGTAATTTCTTATCTTGCAAGTCGGCATAAGGACATGGTAGTCACCCCTTTTGAAACTGTCATCGAAGGCGAATACGACTATCTTATGGAGTCATTAAAAAACGCCATAGTCCTGGCTGGCAGCGAACATGACAACATCTTTGCAAACGTCAAAATAAATTATGGGAAAATTTTGAGTATCGATGAAAAAATTAAAAAATTTAATTGA
- a CDS encoding glutaredoxin, which yields MITLFVSSLCPDCPPAIKAFEQSKLNYELVDITASMKNLKRFLKLRDTCPYFDQIKKEGRVGIPLIMLAEAKDFISFQESMDLTKLSR from the coding sequence ATGATAACTCTATTTGTTTCGAGTCTGTGTCCAGACTGTCCACCAGCCATAAAAGCTTTCGAACAGTCTAAATTAAACTACGAACTTGTAGACATCACAGCGTCTATGAAAAATTTAAAAAGATTTTTGAAGCTAAGAGACACTTGCCCCTACTTTGACCAAATCAAAAAAGAAGGCCGAGTTGGCATTCCCCTTATAATGCTCGCAGAAGCAAAGGACTTTATAAGTTTTCAAGAATCCATGGATCTCACTAAACTTTCAAGGTGA
- a CDS encoding ABC transporter permease: protein MKKLKNLIDTHISFITILLIIIIWQVAGNLHLLPKYIIPTPLEIIQAFYKNFDNLLFHSKITIIEAIIGLFYGIIIGCFLAIIMDNFQVLNKAIYPLLIITQTIPTIAIAPILVLWLGYGMAPKIVLIILTTTFPIVISILDGFKNADQDAICLLRLMNASKMQIMWHIKIPNALSYFYAGLRVSVSYAFVAAVVSEWLGSFEGLGVYMIRSKKLFQYDTMFAIIILISVISLASMELVKISERKFLKWKYIGEKK, encoded by the coding sequence ATGAAAAAATTAAAAAATTTAATTGACACTCATATAAGCTTTATCACCATCTTGCTTATCATAATTATCTGGCAAGTAGCAGGTAATCTGCACCTTTTGCCAAAATATATAATTCCCACGCCACTAGAAATAATACAAGCATTCTACAAAAACTTTGACAATCTTCTATTTCATTCAAAAATCACAATAATAGAAGCAATCATAGGTCTTTTTTACGGAATTATAATAGGCTGTTTTTTGGCAATAATTATGGATAATTTTCAAGTCTTAAATAAGGCCATCTATCCCCTGCTAATAATAACCCAAACCATACCGACAATAGCCATAGCCCCAATCTTAGTCTTGTGGTTAGGCTACGGAATGGCTCCAAAAATAGTCCTCATAATACTGACCACAACCTTTCCAATCGTGATAAGTATATTGGACGGTTTTAAAAATGCAGACCAAGATGCCATCTGCCTTCTAAGACTTATGAACGCAAGCAAGATGCAAATCATGTGGCACATCAAAATACCCAATGCCCTTAGCTACTTTTACGCCGGCTTAAGAGTCAGCGTTTCCTACGCCTTTGTAGCCGCTGTCGTATCAGAATGGCTTGGCAGTTTCGAAGGACTTGGAGTATATATGATTCGTTCCAAAAAATTATTTCAATACGACACAATGTTTGCAATCATCATCTTGATATCCGTGATAAGTTTAGCCAGCATGGAACTGGTAAAAATAAGCGAAAGAAAATTTCTAAAATGGAAATATATAGGAGAAAAGAAATGA
- a CDS encoding pyruvate carboxylase gives MKKFKKILVANRGEIAIRIFRACRELGIKSVAIYSTEDSLALFRTKADESYLIGKGKSPLDAYLDMDEIISLALAKDVDAIHPGYGFLSENPEFAKRCEQAGISFIGPDPHTIKTLGDKISSKIMAHKAEVKTIPGIDKPIRSDKDALYFARESGYPVMVKAAAGGGGRGMRIVYSEKELLDNFHLAMSEAKKAFGSDAMFIEKYLESPKHIEVQILGDAYGNIVHLYERDCSIQRRHQKVVEFTPSLTLPQDVKDAILTDALKIAKKLKYKSAGTVEFLVDKNNDHYFIEVNPRIQVEHTVTEMVTGIDIVQSMILIAEGYSLDSDEINIKSQDSIHVNGYSIQCRITTEDPQKNFSPDTGKINLYRSSSGFGVRLDGGNAYTGSIITPYYDSLLVKVISHARTWEDTISKASRAIRETKIGGVKTNSGFLLNVLNSDDFKKGTCTTSFIEKHPELFDFTSQVDAELRLMNFIGDIVVNKPSKKDKRYDLAQVPSFEIQSFEGSKQIFDKLGAEKFSKWILEQKKLLITDTTMRDAHQSLMATRVRTLDLLKIAAATDSLMGELFSVEMWGGATFDVAYRFLHEDPWIRLRKLREAIPHILTQMLIRGNNTVGYKNYPDNVVKRFIKAASDSGVDIFRIFDSLNWIENVRLSIDEVRNNGKIAEAAMCYTGDILNEKKDKYSLDYYIKGAKELEKAGANIFAIKDMSGLLKPYAARKLIAALKNELSIPIHLHTHDTTGNGVASVLMAAEAGVDIVDLAINSMSGLTSQPALNSVVAALENTDRASGMNLDKIEEISKYWESIRPIYKEFESDLKAGSTEIYKYEIPGGQYSNLKPQVESFGLGYKFKEVKEMYKKVNDMLGDLIKVTPSSKMVGDFAIFMVQNDLTPENIYEKGKNLHYPDSVVSFFKGMMGQPLGGFPKDLQKLILKGQSPISVRPGLLLDAEDFEKDKAYLKEKFGLEASEDDLLAYGLYPKVFEDYLKFKKKHGDLSGMPSDVFFHGLMEGETAEISLDAGKNLIVSLIEVGKLDEKGYRNVTFEINGNRRSVKIEDKNALSTGIKREKIVMADPDNEKEVGASIPGKVVALLVKENQEIKKGDSIMVIEAMKMETNVIAASSGKIKSLLVDVGDMVESGQLIIELH, from the coding sequence ATAAAAAAATTTAAAAAGATTTTGGTCGCCAATCGAGGCGAAATTGCAATTCGGATTTTCAGAGCTTGTAGGGAGCTCGGCATAAAAAGTGTTGCTATATACTCAACGGAAGATTCTCTTGCCTTATTTAGAACTAAGGCTGACGAATCTTATTTAATAGGTAAAGGAAAATCTCCCCTTGATGCCTATTTGGACATGGATGAAATCATATCTCTCGCCTTGGCTAAGGATGTAGATGCCATCCATCCAGGCTATGGCTTTTTGTCAGAAAATCCAGAGTTTGCCAAAAGATGCGAACAAGCTGGCATTAGTTTTATAGGGCCTGATCCTCACACTATAAAGACACTCGGAGACAAAATAAGCTCTAAAATCATGGCCCACAAGGCAGAGGTTAAGACTATCCCCGGCATTGACAAGCCCATTAGATCTGATAAGGATGCTCTTTATTTTGCAAGAGAATCTGGGTATCCTGTGATGGTCAAGGCAGCAGCTGGCGGCGGCGGCAGAGGAATGAGAATTGTATATAGTGAAAAGGAACTCTTGGATAATTTCCACCTTGCTATGAGTGAGGCCAAAAAGGCCTTTGGTTCTGATGCCATGTTTATCGAAAAATATTTGGAATCGCCCAAGCATATTGAGGTGCAAATTTTGGGCGATGCCTACGGAAATATAGTCCATCTCTATGAAAGGGACTGCTCAATTCAAAGGCGCCACCAAAAAGTTGTAGAATTTACTCCTTCCTTGACCCTACCTCAAGATGTCAAGGATGCCATCTTAACTGATGCTTTAAAAATCGCCAAAAAATTAAAATACAAGTCTGCTGGTACGGTTGAATTTTTAGTCGATAAAAATAATGACCACTATTTCATAGAGGTAAATCCCAGAATACAAGTCGAACATACAGTTACAGAAATGGTTACTGGCATAGATATCGTACAAAGCATGATTCTAATAGCTGAGGGATATTCTTTAGACTCTGATGAGATAAATATAAAGTCGCAAGATTCCATACATGTAAACGGCTACTCCATCCAATGCAGAATTACAACTGAAGACCCTCAAAAAAACTTTTCTCCAGATACTGGCAAGATAAATCTATATAGGTCTTCTTCGGGGTTCGGAGTAAGGCTTGATGGTGGCAATGCCTACACAGGTTCTATCATCACCCCCTATTATGACTCCTTGCTAGTCAAGGTCATAAGCCATGCCCGCACTTGGGAAGACACCATTTCCAAGGCATCTAGAGCCATTAGAGAAACTAAAATCGGCGGAGTCAAAACAAATTCCGGCTTCCTACTTAATGTTTTAAATTCTGATGACTTCAAAAAAGGCACCTGCACAACATCTTTTATAGAAAAGCATCCAGAGCTTTTTGATTTCACAAGCCAAGTCGATGCAGAGCTAAGACTTATGAATTTTATAGGAGATATAGTCGTCAACAAGCCTTCCAAGAAGGATAAACGCTATGATTTGGCACAAGTACCTTCTTTTGAAATACAAAGCTTTGAGGGCAGCAAGCAAATTTTCGACAAGCTGGGAGCTGAAAAGTTTTCAAAGTGGATTTTAGAACAGAAAAAGCTTCTGATAACAGACACTACTATGAGAGATGCTCATCAGTCGTTAATGGCTACAAGGGTAAGGACTCTAGACCTTTTAAAAATAGCAGCTGCCACAGACTCACTTATGGGAGAGTTATTCTCTGTTGAAATGTGGGGTGGGGCAACTTTTGATGTGGCTTACAGATTCTTGCATGAAGATCCCTGGATAAGACTTAGAAAATTAAGAGAGGCTATTCCCCATATTCTCACACAAATGCTTATAAGGGGCAATAATACTGTCGGCTACAAAAATTATCCAGACAACGTAGTAAAGAGATTCATAAAAGCAGCTTCTGATTCAGGTGTTGATATATTTAGAATCTTCGACTCCTTAAACTGGATCGAAAATGTTCGCCTCAGCATAGATGAAGTCAGAAATAATGGAAAAATCGCCGAGGCTGCCATGTGCTATACTGGCGATATTCTAAATGAAAAAAAAGACAAGTACAGTCTAGATTATTATATAAAAGGTGCCAAAGAATTAGAAAAGGCTGGAGCAAATATTTTTGCCATCAAGGATATGTCGGGCCTCTTAAAGCCTTATGCCGCTAGAAAGCTAATAGCCGCCTTGAAAAATGAATTATCCATACCTATCCACCTCCACACCCATGACACCACAGGCAATGGCGTTGCCAGCGTCTTGATGGCTGCTGAAGCAGGTGTTGATATAGTCGATTTGGCTATAAACTCCATGTCTGGTCTTACATCTCAACCTGCTCTTAATTCAGTTGTCGCAGCTCTTGAAAATACTGATAGAGCAAGCGGAATGAATCTTGATAAGATTGAAGAAATTTCTAAATACTGGGAAAGCATCCGACCAATTTACAAGGAGTTTGAATCTGATTTGAAGGCCGGATCTACTGAAATTTATAAGTATGAGATCCCCGGTGGTCAGTACTCCAACTTGAAACCTCAAGTTGAATCTTTTGGTCTCGGGTATAAATTCAAAGAAGTTAAAGAGATGTATAAAAAGGTAAATGATATGTTGGGAGATTTGATAAAGGTTACACCTTCGTCAAAAATGGTCGGCGATTTTGCAATTTTTATGGTACAAAATGATTTAACTCCAGAAAATATTTATGAAAAAGGGAAAAATTTACACTATCCCGACTCAGTTGTATCATTTTTCAAAGGTATGATGGGTCAACCTCTGGGTGGTTTTCCAAAAGATTTACAAAAACTGATTTTAAAGGGCCAAAGCCCAATAAGTGTACGTCCTGGTCTTTTACTTGATGCAGAGGACTTTGAAAAAGACAAGGCCTATCTCAAAGAAAAATTTGGTTTGGAAGCAAGCGAGGACGACTTGTTGGCATACGGACTTTATCCAAAAGTATTTGAAGATTATTTGAAGTTCAAGAAAAAACATGGCGATCTTTCAGGCATGCCTTCTGATGTTTTCTTCCATGGTCTTATGGAGGGGGAAACTGCAGAAATAAGTTTGGATGCAGGCAAAAATCTAATAGTAAGCTTGATTGAAGTTGGCAAGCTGGACGAAAAAGGTTATAGAAATGTAACTTTTGAAATAAATGGCAACAGAAGAAGCGTAAAGATAGAAGACAAGAATGCTCTATCTACTGGAATTAAAAGAGAAAAAATAGTCATGGCAGATCCTGACAATGAAAAGGAAGTCGGGGCATCTATACCAGGAAAAGTAGTGGCCCTTCTAGTAAAAGAAAATCAAGAAATCAAAAAGGGCGACTCCATCATGGTAATAGAGGCTATGAAGATGGAAACAAATGTAATCGCAGCAAGTTCAGGAAAGATAAAATCTCTGCTTGTCGATGTAGGGGACATGGTAGAAAGTGGTCAGCTTATTATTGAACTGCATTGA
- a CDS encoding ABC transporter ATP-binding protein has translation MKVLEIKNLSHSYGDVQILKDISIHVDKGEIVSIIGASGVGKTTLFNIISGIEKLQTGEILVNGNNNFVGKVSYMLQKDLLLDHKTIIKNVMLPLIIKGVNKKEAQKQAEEMLREFSLLDYKAKYPKELSGGMRQRIALIRTYMFKEKLFLLDEAFSALDALTKRDLHKWYKGIHAKLDLTSLLITHDIYEAIDLSDRIYILKNRPGQITNEICLSYNDKEDLEYQKSKYREQIIEYLEI, from the coding sequence ATGAAAGTCTTAGAAATAAAAAATCTTTCTCATAGCTACGGGGATGTTCAAATCCTAAAAGATATAAGTATCCACGTAGACAAGGGCGAGATAGTCTCCATAATAGGTGCAAGCGGCGTCGGCAAGACTACCCTCTTTAACATCATATCTGGCATAGAGAAATTGCAAACTGGCGAAATTCTCGTAAATGGAAACAATAACTTCGTCGGCAAAGTCAGCTATATGTTGCAAAAAGACTTGCTCCTAGACCACAAGACCATTATAAAAAATGTCATGCTCCCTCTCATAATAAAAGGAGTCAATAAAAAAGAAGCCCAGAAGCAGGCAGAAGAAATGCTAAGAGAGTTCTCCCTTCTAGATTACAAGGCTAAGTACCCCAAAGAGCTAAGCGGAGGTATGAGACAGCGTATAGCCCTCATAAGGACTTACATGTTCAAAGAAAAACTCTTTCTACTAGACGAAGCCTTCTCAGCACTTGATGCCTTGACAAAAAGAGATTTGCATAAGTGGTACAAGGGCATCCATGCCAAGCTAGATCTCACAAGCCTGCTTATAACACATGACATCTACGAAGCCATAGACCTAAGCGACAGAATTTACATCCTAAAAAATAGGCCCGGTCAAATCACAAACGAGATTTGTCTAAGCTACAATGACAAGGAAGATTTAGAATACCAAAAAAGCAAATATAGAGAACAAATCATCGAATATTTAGAAATATGA
- a CDS encoding metallophosphoesterase: MKWIFQLIIFLSLYNYFQTRIFKLEKLELNLGKAPLKAIFISDFHNNKINLSRLSKTIQKQNPDAIFLGGDIISRNTKNFRRVEKFLATFSDYKTFFVLGNHEEENPKIDDFLKILSKYNIINLSDGGIYRERGISISGTGISTKNTPENYASKDKNELKICLGHSIEEIFKTRGYDLALCGHTHGGQIRLPILGQVLDHGFKLFPKYSKGLYKKDGSYIYISSGLGNSSLAIRTFNRISISFISIS, translated from the coding sequence ATGAAGTGGATTTTTCAATTAATAATATTTTTAAGTTTATACAATTATTTTCAGACCAGAATCTTTAAGCTAGAAAAGCTTGAGCTAAACCTTGGCAAAGCACCTCTTAAGGCAATCTTTATTTCTGATTTTCACAACAACAAAATAAACCTTTCAAGACTTTCAAAAACTATACAAAAGCAAAATCCAGACGCAATATTTTTGGGTGGAGATATAATTTCAAGAAATACAAAAAATTTTCGAAGAGTGGAAAAATTTTTGGCAACTTTTTCGGACTACAAGACCTTTTTTGTCTTGGGAAATCATGAAGAAGAAAACCCAAAAATAGATGATTTTTTGAAAATATTGTCAAAATATAATATAATTAACCTTTCCGATGGGGGAATTTACCGAGAAAGAGGTATAAGTATAAGTGGAACAGGTATAAGTACAAAAAATACACCGGAAAATTATGCAAGTAAAGATAAAAACGAGCTAAAGATCTGTCTAGGTCATAGCATAGAAGAAATTTTTAAAACAAGAGGATATGACTTGGCGCTTTGTGGACATACCCACGGAGGGCAAATTAGATTACCAATTTTGGGACAAGTCTTAGATCATGGATTTAAACTTTTTCCTAAGTACTCGAAGGGACTCTATAAAAAAGACGGCTCCTATATCTATATATCTTCTGGTTTGGGCAATTCATCACTTGCGATTAGAACATTTAACAGAATCTCAATAAGTTTTATAAGTATAAGTTAG
- a CDS encoding flavocytochrome c, which produces MKKRIISLLLVLAMAFSLSACAKTENKKAEEGKNEANKTEAKKDSYETDVLVIGAGGAGMAAALAANEAGKNVLILEKGQMTGGNTTRATGGMNAAKTPYQDENKFEPAQKEAIEKKIAIAKKDYPELTELADKVAAQLAEYEKDSKGYFDSVELFMLDTMVGGKNLNNPELVKQLTENSSAAIEWLKTYGMELTNVGAFGGASVMRIHRPMKDGKTVAVGPYLVSNMTKAVKDKNIEIIFESPATEILVEDGKVVGAKAGDINIKAKSVVITTGGFGANLEKVAEIKPELKGFVTTNAPTITGDGIWMAQAIGADVVDMDQIQIHPTVEQETASLITEGVRGDGAILVNQEGKRFVDEVSTRDVVSAAEIAQTGGYAYLIFDQKMADASNPIQGYIKKGFTKQGDTVEALAKEIGVDEATFKATMDAWNAAVKAGKDEEFGRTSFTTELVTGPFYAIKLSPGVHHTMGGIKINKDTQVINTEGKVIENLFAAGEVTGGVHGANRLGGNAVADIIVYGKIAGQKAAENAK; this is translated from the coding sequence ATGAAGAAAAGAATTATTTCTCTTCTACTTGTGTTAGCCATGGCTTTTAGTCTTTCTGCTTGTGCAAAGACTGAAAACAAGAAGGCAGAAGAAGGCAAGAATGAAGCAAATAAGACTGAAGCTAAGAAGGACAGCTATGAAACTGATGTGCTCGTAATAGGAGCTGGTGGAGCTGGAATGGCAGCCGCACTTGCTGCTAATGAAGCAGGCAAGAACGTTTTGATTTTGGAGAAGGGTCAAATGACAGGCGGAAACACTACTAGGGCAACTGGTGGTATGAATGCTGCAAAGACTCCTTACCAAGACGAAAACAAGTTTGAACCAGCTCAAAAAGAAGCAATTGAAAAGAAAATTGCAATTGCTAAAAAAGATTATCCTGAGTTGACAGAACTTGCTGACAAGGTGGCTGCTCAATTGGCAGAATACGAAAAGGATTCAAAGGGATACTTTGACTCTGTTGAGCTTTTCATGCTAGACACTATGGTGGGCGGCAAGAATCTAAACAATCCAGAACTTGTAAAGCAACTTACTGAAAATTCATCTGCTGCTATCGAATGGCTAAAGACTTACGGAATGGAACTTACAAATGTGGGCGCCTTTGGTGGGGCTTCTGTAATGAGAATTCACAGACCTATGAAGGATGGCAAGACTGTTGCTGTTGGACCATATCTAGTTTCTAATATGACTAAGGCTGTTAAGGACAAGAATATTGAAATAATATTCGAAAGTCCCGCTACTGAAATCCTTGTAGAAGATGGCAAGGTTGTAGGAGCAAAGGCAGGAGACATAAATATAAAGGCTAAATCTGTTGTAATAACAACAGGGGGATTTGGAGCCAATTTGGAAAAGGTTGCTGAAATCAAACCAGAACTAAAGGGCTTTGTAACTACAAATGCACCAACAATCACTGGTGATGGAATTTGGATGGCTCAAGCAATAGGAGCTGATGTAGTAGATATGGATCAAATTCAAATTCACCCAACAGTAGAACAAGAAACTGCATCACTTATCACAGAAGGGGTGAGAGGAGATGGAGCAATCCTTGTAAACCAAGAAGGAAAGAGATTTGTAGACGAAGTGTCTACAAGAGATGTTGTATCAGCAGCAGAAATCGCTCAAACTGGTGGCTATGCTTATTTGATTTTCGACCAAAAAATGGCTGATGCATCTAATCCTATCCAAGGTTACATCAAAAAGGGCTTCACAAAACAAGGCGACACTGTAGAAGCTTTGGCTAAAGAAATTGGAGTTGACGAAGCAACTTTCAAGGCCACTATGGATGCTTGGAATGCAGCTGTAAAGGCTGGAAAAGACGAAGAATTTGGCAGAACTTCTTTCACAACAGAACTTGTAACTGGTCCTTTCTATGCAATCAAACTTTCACCTGGCGTACATCACACTATGGGTGGTATAAAGATTAACAAAGACACTCAAGTAATAAACACTGAAGGCAAGGTAATAGAAAACCTATTTGCAGCAGGAGAAGTTACAGGAGGAGTTCACGGAGCTAATAGACTTGGCGGAAATGCAGTAGCAGATATAATTGTCTATGGTAAAATCGCTGGTCAAAAAGCGGCTGAAAACGCAAAATAA
- a CDS encoding ABC transporter substrate-binding protein, producing the protein MKRIISTLMALILMVFAVGCSNKKENKESKENNKATQTQAAQEAKELKKVDFILDWTPNTNHTGIYVAKEKGYLKDVGIDLDIKLPPEDSSSDLVINNKAPFTIYFQDSMANKLAKGAGITAVAAIVEHNTSGIISSKDKEILSPKDLEGKKYGTWNDPIELAMIKNIMERENADFSKLELVPNTDANSIVAIENKVFDSAWIYYGWDGIMAKSMNLDTNFFYLKDFAKELDYYSPVIIANNDYLKENKEEAENILSAIKKGYIYAMDHPEEAAEILIKYAPELKDKKDFVIESQKYLSKQYAEDKNNWGKIDPARWNAFYNWLNENKITEKPLEENMGFSNDYLK; encoded by the coding sequence ATGAAAAGAATAATATCAACCCTAATGGCCCTCATACTAATGGTTTTCGCAGTGGGCTGTTCAAACAAAAAAGAAAACAAGGAAAGCAAAGAAAACAATAAGGCAACACAAACACAAGCTGCTCAAGAAGCAAAAGAATTAAAAAAAGTTGACTTCATCCTAGACTGGACACCAAACACCAACCACACAGGTATCTATGTAGCTAAGGAAAAAGGCTACCTAAAAGATGTCGGCATAGATCTAGACATCAAATTGCCACCAGAAGATAGCTCATCAGACCTTGTAATAAACAACAAGGCTCCCTTCACTATCTACTTCCAAGATAGTATGGCAAACAAACTAGCAAAAGGTGCTGGCATCACAGCAGTAGCAGCTATAGTGGAACACAATACATCAGGTATCATATCTAGCAAGGACAAAGAAATACTAAGCCCCAAGGACCTAGAAGGCAAAAAATACGGCACTTGGAATGACCCCATCGAGCTAGCCATGATTAAAAATATAATGGAAAGAGAAAATGCAGACTTTTCAAAATTGGAACTAGTTCCAAATACAGATGCCAACTCCATAGTGGCCATAGAAAACAAGGTCTTTGACTCAGCTTGGATCTACTACGGTTGGGACGGCATAATGGCAAAATCTATGAACCTAGACACCAACTTCTTCTACCTAAAAGACTTCGCCAAAGAATTAGACTACTATTCACCAGTCATAATAGCAAACAATGACTACCTAAAAGAAAACAAAGAAGAAGCTGAAAACATCCTATCAGCAATCAAAAAAGGTTACATCTACGCAATGGATCATCCAGAAGAAGCAGCCGAAATCTTAATCAAATATGCACCAGAACTTAAAGACAAAAAAGACTTCGTAATAGAATCACAAAAATATCTCTCCAAGCAATACGCAGAAGACAAAAACAATTGGGGAAAGATAGATCCAGCACGTTGGAATGCCTTCTACAACTGGCTAAACGAAAATAAAATCACCGAAAAGCCTCTAGAAGAAAACATGGGATTCTCAAACGACTACTTGAAATAA